A genomic window from Panthera tigris isolate Pti1 chromosome B4, P.tigris_Pti1_mat1.1, whole genome shotgun sequence includes:
- the CSDC2 gene encoding cold shock domain-containing protein C2: MTSEPTSPPVVPPLHSPKSPVWPTFPFHREGSRVWERGGVSSRDLPSPLPTKRTRTYSATARASAGPVFKGVCKQFSRSQGHGFITPENGSEDIFVHVSDIEGEYVPVEGDEVTYKMCPIPPKNQKFQAVEVVLTQLAPHTPHETWSGQVVGS; this comes from the exons ATGACTTCAGAGCCCACGTCACCCCCAGTAGTGCCCCCACTCCACTCTCCCAAGTCTCCTGTCTGGCCCACCTTCCCTTTCCACCGGGAGGGCAGCAGGGTCTGGGAGCGGGGAGGTGTCTCATCTCGGGACCTGCCCAGTCCTCTGCCCACCAAACGGACCAGGACATACTCAGC GACAGCCCGTGCCTCGGCTGGCCCAGTGTTCAAGGGTGTCTGTAAGCAGTTCTCACGCTCACAGGGCCATGGCTTCATCACACCTGAGAATGGATCTGAGGACATCTTTGTGCACGTATCTGA CATCGAGGGAGAATACGTGCCAGTGGAAGGCGACGAAGTGACCTACAAGATGTGCCCCATCCCGCCCAAGAATCAGAAGTTCCAGGCTGTGGAGGTGGTGCTCACACAATTGGCCCCACACACTCCCCACGAGACGTGGTCCGGCCAGGTCGTGGGCTCCTAG